In Dromiciops gliroides isolate mDroGli1 chromosome X, mDroGli1.pri, whole genome shotgun sequence, the genomic window aattataatgaccaagaagCTTAGCCCTGGAGGAGAGTgggaaaaattcatttttctctcttcttaaagaggcagaaaaatatGGGTGTCAAATATTGCATGTTCTGTCAGAGAAGGTTGATTTTTCTAAcactcttttttctctctctctctgtttcaaggGATAGCTTTCTATGAGGAAGACATATTCtgaaatgaaggtgataaaaataaaatatgtcaatgaaaaatatttaataactccacAGGTGGTGAGTGCCTCTGGTAATAACACAACCATAATATATATCCTCATGTCCCTGGGAGACGGATTCCACTCCTTTGTAGCTTTACCTTGGAAACTCCCTGTTTTCATGATTCCCAATGCTATTGAATCagtctttgttcttttttagcCCAACCTTGACCCACCCCCACTTAGATGGACATAGTAGGAAGACCACTGGAATTAGTCTCCATAGATACAAGGTCCatttccagttctgccacttacaacTATCTTTGTATCTTTGGGCAAAATACTTCACTTTACTAGGCcttggtttgtttatttataaaatgggggagttcAATTAAGTAATATAGTAAGCacactctgtgctaagcactttacagatattacctcatttgatcttcacaacagcccaagGAGGTGCTTTtaatatctgcattttacagttaaggaacctctgtttagaggttaagtgactcgcccactgtcacacagctagatgtgtttgaggccagatttgaaatttagtcttcctgattccaggctcagtgctctatgtactgcatcatctagctgcctaaatGTTCCTTTGAACCTTACAGTTCCTTCTAGTCCTAAATATAGGGTGATTCCCCACCCTGAACCCTGCCAATTTGTCCTGGAATGATAGAAACTAATGACACATGAAGCACTCCTAGTACAGAATTCCTAACATAATctccagagccataactagcatTGTGGCAACTGGGGATGCTCCCAACACTAATTGTGCTCTCATATCAGTCCCCCATGGCAGGTGGTGGAGCACCCTTGACACTGGCTGATTCCATGTTAGCAGGAGGCAAGATCTCAGCCTGTGGAAAGAAAGGCCTATGAAAAACTGTTTATGGAAAAGACCTCATGATATTGAGAAGCTACTGTCCAGGAAGGAGATAAGCTTTTCTGAGGCTGAGGGGTAGTGGAAGAAGTGTGGCATCTGGCAACTTTCtagtttaactaattattcttgctaagtaGTTTCTATACTACCTAAGGAATGAAAGAGCTGCccaaaagtgaatgtaacaaatTTTCTAAATGCACCATCGTTTAAGATGTTTGAGTCTTCTATATTTTAGTGTCCTGAAGAAAAAAGTTGCCCCACCATAATCATAACTCTAAGCCTCTCCCACTTCTCATGGTACACAATTCCCACAATAATAAACAATACCTTGtttaccttctttttaaaatatgtttacatgtaaacacaaatatacacaaatcATCTTCCTAGTCAAAGATGGGActatttataattaataaaagaaaatcactAGAATCTGCCCATttcaattatgtccaaagggcaatcaaactgtgcatacaccTTTAATCCATCAATAtaactactaggtttgtatccaaaatgatttttttaaaaaaaaagaaaaaaaggaaaaggaaacacttatacaaaaatatttatagctgctctttttgtggtggcaaggaattgggaattgaggagctatccatcaattagggaatggctgaacaaattgtggtatatgaatgtaatggaatactatggatgtggaattttctttttttccacgaTCAGACTTTATGCCAGTCTGTTGATTGTTTCTGTATCCATTTTGGGGAATCAGCAATAAAGACCAATATAGGCTCCCCTGCTATGAATGACTGACCCAGGGATGTACAGTTGAAATAATGGTATTAGAACTATATATTATCAATTAATATCAATAAGACCTTTCTGGGCTAGCCCATCTATTATACTTGTCCTAAATAATAAGTAATCCTTTGAAACCTACCTCATACCTAAATTAGAGACTGCTTGAAGTAACTGTACCTGCTGTTGAAGAAAAGgcaaattttttcccctaaaacaaGTAGTCGGCCTtccttttcctgaaaaaaaactTCTAAAGaatgttcttggggcagctaggtggtgcagtggataaagcactggccctggattcaggaagacctgagttcaaatttggcctcaaacacttgacacttactagccaagtgacactgggcaagtaatttaaccctcattgccctggaaaaaagagaatgttcttttttttttgctgtttcaatatttctttaattCGATTCTAAGaatctataattctttttttttctttttcttttttaatgtataaggtattttattttttccgttacatgtaaagatagttctcaacttttgtttatacaagctttacaatttcagatttttctccctccctccccctccctccccccctcccctagacagcaggtaatctgatataggttatatctatatatctaaaaAGAGAATGTTCTTGCTGTTGTTATTCCTTTATTTCTGATCATTGTAGCTCTTCACATAGTCATGTGGATTCCTCACAAGTTTAGCCTTACTAAGAAAATAAACTTGAAGTTTCTACTTCATTCATAGACAAGCTTTCCCCTCTGCAGTTATTTGCAACATTAATAGTCCAGACTTTGAAGcaattcaatgagtatttattgaataccttgAACAGTGCTAAATACTGATTTAGGATAACAAGTAGAGCTTTTTGAGAATTTTGCAACAAATAGAACAAGTTTCAAATCACATAGAGTAAACCACAGTGCTAGATACTGATTTAGAATATCAAATAGAGCTTTTTGAGAATTTTGCAAATAGAACAAGTTTCAAATCACATAGAGTAAACCACAATGCTAGATACTGATTTAGGATAACAAGTAGAGTTTTTTGAGAATTTTGCAACAAATAGAACAAGTTTCAAATCACATAGTAAACCACAGTGCTAGATACTGATTTAGGATATCAAGAAGagatttttttagaattttgcaACAAATAGAACAAGTGTTGTATCACATAGAGTAAACCACAGTGCTAGATACTGATTTAGGATATCAAGAAGagatttttttagaattttgcaACAAATAGAACAAGTGTTGTATTACATAGAGTAAACCACAATGCTAGATACTGATTTAGGATAACAAGTAGAGTTTTTTCAGAATTTTGCAACAAATATAACAAATTTCATATCACATAGAGTAAACCACATTCATAAATTGTTTTGTGATATCACATATTTCAAGTCAAAAATATCCAACTATGTAAACAGGTAACACGATGtagtggagagagccctggacTTGATGCCAGCACACTTGGCTTGCTTTGACATTTAATAGGTATATTACTGCAGGCAAATTATTATCTCTCTGAATTGCCATTTCTTCACCTGGAGAACAGGATAGTAATGCTTGCCTTATAGCCAGAGtccttaacctggagtccataaactttttttttaatgtagtaactatttcaatatattggtttcttttataatattatgtcttttatattatgcatttagAAATACTTTGAGAAGGAGTCCATATCTTTAGTAGACCTCCCAAAGTCTGGTGTATGTATGATCCACAAATGGTTAAGACTAACTGTcttacagggttgctgtgaagcaAGGGCtttataaaaactttaaatacccatatgggggcaggtaggtggcacagtggatgggattcagggcctggaattaggaagattcatcttcctgagttctaatgtggcttcagatacttactagctatgggaccctaggaaaatcacttaaccctgttggcttcagtttcttcatgcgtaaaatgagctggaaaagaaatggcaaactgcttacgtatctttgccaaaactcccctcccccaccacggaatcataaagagttggacccaattaaaaaatgactgaataacaacaaaagtctTACATAAATATGCTATTTTTCTACCTTGAATAAATACTTCTACAAGTAACacaacaataatagcagctagcatttacagatttgcaaagcactttgaatatatttaattttatcttcattacaaccctgggatgtaggtactATTTTACACATTGGGAAATAGAGgcaggcagaggctaagtgacttgctagtgtcTCACAGTAactatctgaagttggatttgaactcagattccaacttccacactctttccactgggctacctaactgcctctaacATAGCAACATAGCAAGTTAAGGTTACACAGTACTGTACAGTATAGTGTTCTTACACACAGGTGTCCCAGGttactaacacacacacacacatatacacacatacacatttctaTAATATTTGAAAATCTGGCTGCCGGCTCAGACATTTTCCAGCAGCTAACTAAGCAACTAGTACCTATTTGTTAAATATATCATGCAATGAAAAAGAAGGAGACATAATCACTGCCTTTTTGGAATaagcctttcattttttcttgcttAAAGCAAGGCCAATAGTAATTTCTTCAAGACTACTATCAGAGAAAAAACAATtatgttgatttgatttgtgaaATCCAATTGaaataaattagatttttaaataagagtaatacacacatgcacatgtgaaTTTATGTGCCTAGAGTGTGTAGTCAAGTGTGTAAATTTTTACGGCATGGATTCCACTGTCTAGGACAAGAAAGGAATTATCTTCAGTGTAAATCAATGACACAGGGAAAGAAAGGCCCTGGGTAATTATAGGCCTATAGACTGGAAACCGCTCAGGTTTCCCTAAACAAGCTACGGTTTGATTAGTTGCATCAGCAACAATGATGTTTCCCTGGTAGTCAAAGGTAATAGCACTGATATCTAGCTTGGAAGGAACAAAGAGACTCAGGCCAAAACTGTCCACTTGACCCAGAAGCTGCATGGTAGGGCTGAACACTTTGACTCTGGTGCCGGCTGGCCTGGACCCTTCCGGTTTCAGGTGCTCCGCTACCGCGATGTTCCCAGTGACCGGAGACACAGCTACGGCTCTGGGGCTGCTGAGATTGGTTTGGATCTTGTCCACCTTGTTGAGTTTCAGTTCCTGAAAGTCAATCCCCAAGATGTGAAGCGACCCCGCCTCAGCATCAGACACCAGGACTTCGTTCTTTGGGGTGATCTGCACACCCCAGGGCAAAGAGAAGATACCTCGGATGGCCATCCGACTCTCCCCTGCAAAATCAAACACTTTCAAGGAGCGGTCCCCAGCGTCGGTGACGACCAAGTAGCCGTCTTGGGTAATGGTAACACCCAGCGGGTACCGAATGTGGCAAACGGAATCCCCCTTTTCTCCAAACTCATTGGCACATACTCCGTCTGGGCCAAAAATCTTCACTCGGTTCTTGCCGTCATGCACCACGACCACGCTCCTGGTCTTCTGACAGAAGGCCATCGAAGTGGGGTTGATGAGATTTCCCCAGCCCCCAAAGGTGTGGATGCAGGTTAGAGAGCCAGGGAACCACTTAACCTCCGGACTACCCTCGGGTCTGGCTCCCGCTTGCGGTGTGTTGAGCGCGGGACTCAGGAGCTCGAGGAACTGCAGCAGCAGAAAGCAGTCGCTGCTCTCGGAGCTCACGGTTCTGCAGAAGGGGCATTCGACCGTGTGGGTCAGGGGATGCACCAGGGTCATCACACAGCCCAGGCAGATGACGTGACCGCAAGCCAGGTTCCGGGGCCTCCGCTCCCTCTCATGGCTGTATTTTTCAAAGCACACTTTGCATTCGAGCAGGCTCACCTCGGCTTCCCTCACCAGCGCCCCGATACCCGGCTCGCAGGTGATGTCTTCATCCATGTTTAAGCAGAGAAGAAGAGcgtctttcctttctccttctcctgctCGGCTTCTCCTCAGAATGCGGAGCTGCGTGCTGTGGTCCTGGCTCTAGAATGTCACTGCGTCTGTGACGTCAGAGAGTGCCCGGACTGCAGTCGCTGCAGTCGCTGCAGTCGCTGCCTCCTGCTGCCCTCTAGTGAACGAACCCGCCCCAGCAGCCGAAAAACAGAGCTACGCAGTCTGTTTTTATGGGGTACCACGGTGGGGTGGGTGGGCACCGAGGAGCGACAGAGGAGTAGCTTGCATAAGCCCCTTACAATCTGCGTGGAGAGATAACAAATGGATggatagagggaggaagggagggatgaatgggtcgatggagggagggagggatgagtgGGTGGagggataggtggatggatgagtagacatacatacatacatacatacacacatacatacatacacacatacatacatacatacatacatacaatatataattatacattatgaaatatatataatttatctatTATGCATaggtaatataatatattaactaTTAAAGAGTTGATgttgatgtataacctatatctgatggcttactgcctggggggagggaggagggatagaatttggaattcaaaacttttaataaaaatgtttattataaattttttaaaagttaatgttGAAAGATGGGGACTAGGTTTTACTCTTCTTTTGTATCCCTCTCAATACCTAGAACTCTGCTGGTCACAGAATCAatcaggaaggaaagaattaagaACCGTTTATAGTTGAGAAACACTGAGACAAgcagagtgacttgctcaggatcacacaactagtaaatgtttgaggcctgacctgaactcaggttttcccgactccaggtcccgtgctctatccactgtttcagctaggtgagggagggaagagttGTCTCAAGGAAGCCTCTCACAAATTGCCCAATGAGTGGTACAAGCAATACAAATTGGGTTTGGGAAAGAGACATTAATTTAAGATGAAAGACTCACAAAGGGCTTCATAGAGGAATTGTCTTatagaaaatgagaaatgagaggaaTAGAAGGCAGCTTCTTTTatactgtttcttctttgttCTGGATCCTTCTCATTTATTCCCTGCTCCCCTGGCACACTCgtttcccaaggctctgtccccAGTCTTCTTCTCATCTGTCTCTACACTTTTTGCCTTGGAAATTGCATCCATTCCCattgggttcaattatcatctccatgcaaaTATCtcacaaatctatatatccaacaTTATTTTCTCTCCTGAATTCCAGCCCTAAATCACCTACCTGGGTAGTTTTATTGGGATATCCCATCAGTATTTCAAATTTGGCACATCCAAAATGATTATTTACCACATTCCCCTAAACCTGCCCTTTtccacttccctatttctgttgaggtcaGCAACATCCGTCCAGTTACCCAGGTGTTTAATctcagagtcatccttgattTTTCTATCCTTTATCCCCAAATCAAATCATTTGTGGaatcttattgattctacctctacaagtcaaatagaaacaggggccactgaAATTGACTTAGTTCCTAAATTGTCTATTAATatcatctttgttttattgtaaTATTAtctgtttattacatttttattcattttgttaactattttctGATTGCATTtcaatctggtttgggctgcactAGCCTACAGACTGCATGTGACTGACAACTCCACTCAACCACATCTATAGCCCTGGTGAAAGGATTCCCTCACTTGTCCAAGTTTCAAGGCAACTTTGTTGGTCTGAAGGGTTCTGGGTGCATTGTGTGGAGGGTTTTGGAGGCAAGGAGCATTTTTTCACTGGAGGAAATGAACACTGACAGAAGACATGGAGCAGGAATTGTATAAAATAGTTCAGAGCCAAGATAAAATCTGGAATTCTTATTTGGCAGTCCCATAAACTGCTTCATGCTCTGATATTCACAATTCAGCTTCCCAGCCTGAGATCTAACAGTAGTAATAAGTTGCTGAAATCTTATTTAAGTCACTTTGTCATTGTGTGAGGTGGTTTTGTggttagcatttcttttgtggtgTAGGAAATAAATGCCTCTCTCATGCCTTATTCATATTGCACATTGGGTACTTTTAAAAACTTCCCTCTTGGGGGAAGCCCTAGACTCAAGCCACAATCTAAATTATAAAGAgctgtgtttttttaaacctgGGGTGCTAGGTGGGGACATAAGCTAAAGAGTGTGTGTAGTCTGACCCTTCTAGAGGGTCTGACTCCTCCTGGGATTTAACTCTGTCTACCTACATGCCTGCCTCCAGAGCAGAGAGCTCCACCCCACTCACTTGGCCAAGGAAGGGAATGGAGAGTGCCTTAGCCCCTTGTGCTCATCAAGGGGTCCTTTATGTTAGGCTTTTAGCTAATATGAGCACAACCTGAATAGTCACGTGATTCCTGTGGATGCATCTCCTGAGCAAAACCAACCCTCTGGTTTAAAGGACTTTCAGCCAAATAGGAGCTTTGATCATTATTGACATGTGTGGGAGAGGGAATATGAAATTTCATAAATCATTTATGTTATTGTGTACATTGGGGCCTTTCTTGCATACATATTTTGATGATGGAGATTTCTGAGTATGTGCATGGAAGGGAACACTAAAGACAGAAGGTTATAATATTCTGTGATATGTGATAACTGAAACCCTGATGACCTGCTTCCTGGTTCTAAGAAAACAATACATTTATCATGTAAGGTCAGTTCTGTCCCAGATCATCCACATACACCCACCActtacccccctccccctcctcacccccaccagCCACTGCTGtgacttccttcctcttctactaCCATCATCCTTAATGTGTGGTTCTGGCAACCCTACTAAGAAGACAAACCCCAAAATTCTCCTTCCAGATTTgaaaaagataaatggaaagagGGAAATTATTGATTGTGTTTCTGACCTGATCTGAGAAGAATCTtagctttcattaaaaaaaaaataaacagaagtaaAGAATGGCCTGGTATTCTCTGACTGACCCTTTTGTgacttttcccattctttttctatcttttg contains:
- the LOC122733680 gene encoding E3 ubiquitin-protein ligase NHLRC1-like yields the protein MDEDITCEPGIGALVREAEVSLLECKVCFEKYSHERERRPRNLACGHVICLGCVMTLVHPLTHTVECPFCRTVSSESSDCFLLLQFLELLSPALNTPQAGARPEGSPEVKWFPGSLTCIHTFGGWGNLINPTSMAFCQKTRSVVVVHDGKNRVKIFGPDGVCANEFGEKGDSVCHIRYPLGVTITQDGYLVVTDAGDRSLKVFDFAGESRMAIRGIFSLPWGVQITPKNEVLVSDAEAGSLHILGIDFQELKLNKVDKIQTNLSSPRAVAVSPVTGNIAVAEHLKPEGSRPAGTRVKVFSPTMQLLGQVDSFGLSLFVPSKLDISAITFDYQGNIIVADATNQTVACLGKPERFPVYRPIITQGLSFPVSLIYTEDNSFLVLDSGIHAVKIYTLDYTL